TTCCTCATAAAATGACATTTACGCCCCAATTTATTATCATCAACATAATTTTGACCGCTCAATAAAAAAAATTCCATTGGAAAAGTAGCAAATGATTCTAAAACTTCAAAACCTAATTTTGTTAAGAGCTTTTCCATTGAATCAAAATCAAAATAATTGATATGCTGTGGAGGTGCAACCCAATAGGGCATATAACCTAACTTTTTTTTTAAGAGCATTTGTAAAGGATTATAATCATTAGGAGCAATCACACAAAATAGGCCATTTGGCTTTAAAACAGATTTTACGTCACTAATTAAAGTTTCAGGATCATCAATATGCTCTATAACTGTTTCCATATATATAACATCAAATTTTCCAGATTCATTAGCAGTTGATCTGTTAAAAACATTGTTCACAACTGAGACTTTAAATTTCTTAGAATATTCATAAGCTAATTTAGATGGTTCGAACCCTGTTACATCCCATCCCCTTTCTTTACCTATTTTTAAAAAAAATCCGGGACCGGAACCAATTTCCAATAACTTTTTAGAAGTTGATTTAATATTCCTTTCAAGCATATCATAATATAAATGATAAGTTAATTCCCACCAATTAAAATCTTCTTCATTTTCTGTTAAGTACCTTGGCTTTTCTGAAGAGTAAAACTCTTCTTTATACAGATTATCTAATA
The sequence above is a segment of the Methanobacterium formicicum DSM 3637 genome. Coding sequences within it:
- a CDS encoding class I SAM-dependent methyltransferase; translation: MNNINHITYTSKDGKKHVGNTLDEKNGYTVIECKTCGFKHIVPIPEKELLDNLYKEEFYSSEKPRYLTENEEDFNWWELTYHLYYDMLERNIKSTSKKLLEIGSGPGFFLKIGKERGWDVTGFEPSKLAYEYSKKFKVSVVNNVFNRSTANESGKFDVIYMETVIEHIDDPETLISDVKSVLKPNGLFCVIAPNDYNPLQMLLKKKLGYMPYWVAPPQHINYFDFDSMEKLLTKLGFEVLESFATFPMEFFLLSGQNYVDDNKLGRKCHFMRKKLESNLYIHDKDLLLKTYNFFAENRIGREFILLVELV